Below is a window of Musa acuminata AAA Group cultivar baxijiao chromosome BXJ3-11, Cavendish_Baxijiao_AAA, whole genome shotgun sequence DNA.
TTGAAAAGATCAATATTGCTTGGGATTCCTTTAATCATAGCAGCATCAATTGTTGCTTGAGTCTTCTCCACTATTCGGCTCTTCTCTTTGCATGTCAATGCTGCCCTTTCTACGAGACTCAAATCAGCTACAACTAGGTTTTTAGCCAATACAATCCCATGTTTAACCAAAGAATTCTTCCAGAAGGTGACTGATGAGCTAGATGACCAACTTGGAGATTTCATCCACTTCCGCAAGTACACACTACCATCTATGTCAATCAAGTGAACATTGCTACCAGAAAGGTCTTCAACAGATTTCATCCGCTGAACTGGTAGATTATTTGTATGCTTAAATTTTGTTACAAGTGGCCCACCCCAAAAACTTACAGCTAAAGTTTGGAAAACAACATCACCATAAGGTATATTCCGTAAATATGAGAATTGAACCAGTTTAGCTGGATCCTCTGACAATTTCCTAATGAACTGAAGGCATTGTAGCCTTGCAATATTGTTTGCTGCACTTCTAATAGCTCTTCTCTTTCCTTTATGAGCACCATATACATCATGGATTGATGGATCATCATCATCTGGTCCATATTCACGTAGAAACTCATATAACGAAATAATCTCACGTATAAAAGCATGCCAAACATCTCGTCTCATTTCACCACCAAAATCAACAAATTCCAGGATCCAAGTTTCAGAGCTGATCAATAACAGGGAGTGTCAGATCCACAAAAATATCTGGTACTTGTACAATAATGCAATTACTGTATATTACAGGATCCATTTAAAAAATAAGAACAAATTGGAATATCATAAATTACAAGCTCTCAAATGAATCTTGAATAAATGTGATACGCAACAGCTCCCAAAGGGTGGGAAATATCCACATGGACCACCCCCTAACCTTCTCATTTCTAATGAGGAAAAGAATTACTATAAACAAGGAAAACTATAGCACAACCTCTAAGGAATCAAGCCAATGATTCACTGTAGAAACAAAGATTTAGCTATATGATAATTGAGAATTGTGAAAATCATATTATTGATTATGTTCATTCATATTCATTATCATCCACACCAGAACCAGACTTCAATGCAAAACTAACACAAATATCTATACTACATTCCTCAACTTACAGGATCTTGCATATTCATGCAGTATAAGTCTCTGCACCATTTTCAACTCATAAAGTGCGGTCTTATGCTTATGATTACCTTAATGTATGATCCATATACAGTTGCATATGAGATGCTTGGTGGATAAAGAATTAAAGATGCATAAGCATAGAAAAGCATACTCACTTCAAACCGGAAGAAACAGATACAGCAGAATCAAAAAGTTTGGATGCAAATGGTCCAACTTTTGTTTTCTCAATCCGTGAACCATGACATGTGAGATCCAGTCTCACTGACTTTTTAGTACCTGTCAGTCCAATGGCCTGCCAATATCAATGCAATGGGGAAAACAGTTGGGCTAATATCTTTATAGGAAATTAACTGGATGAAATGACAAGTGAGAAAATAACATTATGTATGCTAACGTTAAGGTTGTTAAATTCAAGATATCTGAGCTATTAGATGTTTGATGAATAAAAAGACTACTGGGGTACACAAGGCTTGCACAATCAAAAGAGTTGAAATAAGAAACTGCACCTCAATTGTAGTTTATACATAAAAGTTTATCTTAACTTGTAAGGAAAACTTGGTTACTACATGCAGCCTAATGTCACCCATGTAAGCATTGAGGAGTCTGGCATATAAGATAAATGCTTCAGCAATTCTTGATCTAAATCGTGTATTGGAAGTTGGAACCACCTACAATCCTTAATCAGCAAGAGTTCCAGATTTCCAACAAAGCCCCCTTCTCGTTATGAAGCATACATATTGAGTAGACATGCTTCATCCTGCTTATCCTTGCAGCTGTCAAGGACCAGCTACCCACTGAGCAGTTAACCACTTGAGAACCGTCAGGGAGGAGGCCAATGGCAGGTAAAAGCTCTTCTATTTCTATCTTGCTTTTACTTTCTTATTTTTACTGGAGATGCACCTTTGATGGTATTTTATATTTCTATGTTTTTGTTCAAAATCGATAGAAATGCTAGATATAACCACAGAGCGCTTCTTAGCCTTTTGTTGGTGTTGGATCATTTTTTTGTTTAATTGTCCTGCCCAGACCATGTGTCTGCACAATAGTAACAATAAATAGTGGTAACCGTATATGATGATTCTTACTCCATGTTACTTATCCAAGCAGAAATCAAAGGCATAATCATCATTAGGAGTATTGGTTTATTTATCCAAATTGTGCTAATGAATTTCATAGTTATGATCTTTTCTAATAATGATTAGCAGTAAGTTCATCGATGGCAACAGAAACACTAGATTATGAACACTTGGACAATTTTTCATAATTACCAAAGTTAATTAAAAGCACTCTGAACCATAGCCAAGCATATTACAACATCAATATAATAGTGATATAACAGGAAAATAGCTCATTAATCACAGTAAATTAAGAATAAGTCATTAGACAGAAATGGATGAGATAACGTAACAACAATTACCATTGGAAAAGAAGATAGAGAACAATATTTAGAAAAATTGATCCATTAGTAAGGATCAACATGGAGAGAAAGCAGAAAATCAACAGATATTACGATCACAAACAGATTTAAATATTGGCATACTCAGTATAATTAAGTCAGAAAACTAAATGTTCCTATAAGATCTAGCATAAAGTTTGCTGTGGATTAAAGCAGAGCCTTTTGGTCAAACTTCACATTCGCAACAGAGCTTCACCTTCTGATCATGCTTGTCATGTATATGATGCATGCTATCTTCTATATGTAGGCAAATAATGCTGTTCCCCATtatccaaaaaataaatcatgtaTTTAGTTAATGGTGATATTAAAGGAATACATAGAGTTCCATAATGTTATGACTTGCCCTTAGGGTATGAGATGAGGCATCAAAACTTAGTGATTTTTATTTAAGAAGGAAACTAtagactttttttttatctttttgtgtTTTATCCCTGTGAGAATTCACCTTTCTAGTTCACAAAGTTGATGTCATGCCACACCAAATTACAGTAATATATTATCAAATGGACATATGCTACAAGCTTAAGTTATTTCCTTCTCCTTAGTTGTATGTTTAATTACCTgtatataaatcataacacacatACTTAAGAGTTGAATCTTTTCACAAGCTTTTATTATGGTAATAAAATCCAAAGATACAGCAGCATGATGCAATTTCACACAAGCTTTccaatgaagaaaaagaaaacaggaTCAGCACAGGAAAACCTTCAGGCAGGAGAGGCAGAGAAAGAATGTATTGAATTGATGAATTCATCAAGACATAATAGCTGTTTTACCTCAAAATATAACGCTTTATTTGTCAAAGTCAAATTTCCAGGCCATGCAATGTTATTCTCCCATTTTAAGACAGGCCGCTTCCTGCTTGAACCTATGCATAGAAGTTGCTCATATGGCAACACGAAATCTCCATTTTCATATGATTGTCTTCCCTGATGTACCCTATACCAAAAACAAGTTGTGAGCAAGTTTTCAAACAAGAAAGAATTGCAAATGTATAAACCCCAATTTCAGATCAAGTGAAACATGAAGATAAAAGGATATAAGTTTCAACCAGCAATGAGAACAATTAATTGTCTACTTCATAAATATTCATTGCAAAGAATAATAAACATCTAAAGAAAACAAGGGACAAAGCATGTAGTCGTAAACAAATGTAAAGCACAAATAACTGGGGCGAAACTTACTTCAGAAGTTCGGCAAGGTATGTAGTCCACAAGCTCAAAGAAATCCCTTGTTCATCTCCAGCCAGAGCCTTAAAGAGAGAATGTGCTGTTGATACATCAGACACACCTGCAACAGCTGGAGCTATTCGAACAAAAGCATCTTCTCCAACTAATTGGCCCTATTTAAAAATTACCAATCTTTAGAGAGAAGATTGATTcttgacttgaaaatatttcagcTGAACAAATTTTCATGTCTAAATTTACAGTAGACCAAGTTAAAATTTCAACTTGCTAAACATCCAGTATAAAATTGTCTCCAAAATTTCCTCATATATAATCCAGTAGCCCCAATGGTCATGCATGAATTATCCACAGATCTGTCTTTTGCAAGTTtcctatcataaataaattttagCATGAACAATATATAAGACTAATTATATTAGCATGActaataatatattgtttcttatcATCCCATAGCTGGATTTCTAGCCAATTCATTGTGTTGGCAATCTGCTGGAAGGGAGGGGTAACATGGACAAGGATGGACCAGAATAGAAAGTGCCACTGTCAACGGCTTACACATGTACGCATCATACACATGTATGCATCATGGGAGAAGACGACAAGGATGGGAAAACTTATTGTATGCCGATGAATCATTGAACTTGTCATTTCTGCAGACACTATTGTTGTTGCTGCCTCTGGATGTGATGGCTTTGGGGAAGAAAagatagaggaagaggaagaaagagaggGAACAAAAAAGGAGAGGACAGAGAAGCAAGGCTGCTGGTAAGTAATCCATGGCTTGCCCAAGCACCTTGCAAAACCTCTGAGTGAGGCATTTCGATGAAGCATCGTCGAGACGTCAAGTGCCTTGGACGAGTGCCCCAGTGAAGATAAGTCAGGGTTCGTGCCTGGTTTGATTGAGCCAgtaagttggttcaatcgaaccaactaatgtGCCCTAACTCAAAACTtgtcccccccctccccctctccacccacCCCCAAGCGCACGCGCGCGATGCAGTTTGTCTTCGAAGTGAAACCCTACATCCGCCGCCGTCACCTTTGTTCGTAGCTCCATCCGACACCGCTGCCTTAGTCTGTAGTTTCATTTGCCACTGCCACCTTCATCTGTTGCCGCCTCATTTGTCCGCAGCTTCCTCCgctgccctctccttccccaccttcTTTTATAGTCACCGGTTAGACCTCTTCTCGGTTCTCTTTTTAGAACTATTTAGTATTGGTTAGAAATCTTTTAGCATAGGTTTCCATCAATTAAACTTGTTTAGCATATTTATGTTTAGCCACATATATCACATTAATATAAATACATTGCATAGATAATTTAGTACTTTGTATAATTTCAATTTGATGTAGCATTTTTATcttatgatcatatttatcaattgtaatatatatttttaaaattttaatattttggagtGTCTTGCTTCGCTTGAGCAGGTGCTAGGCACGCACCTAGCGCTTTTATAAACATTGCAATCCTGTGACATACGCAAAGAGAGGGATTTCTTATCCAGGGTTCTAGAGAATAAAAAAACAACAAATTTGTACACAATTTTCTAAATAAACTTATTGCAAAAGTATCATAAAAATGCTGATAATCTAGTTGATATTCCAGCATACACACAAACTTTTAGCAAAACTCAGCTCAAGCTATATCCCAGCATACACTGAATGACAAGCATGAAAATAGAAATTTTTTCCACAAGATAATTCAGAAAGAAAGATCAGTTGAGAACAATGTATTAAATAAGAATGTGTTGAATAAGTATTTTATTATAAATGAACGATGCATTAAATAAGTATTTTACTACGTTTATAATTAACTCTACCATATCTAACCTTTCATCTTTCTTTACAAGTTTCTGCTCTTTGTTTTGGCCAATCCCAATCCTATGAATTAAATGTAAGAAAATTGTAAAAACTCAAATTTAATTACTAGTTAAAAAATTTGCACGATTTCCTTGAGTGTGATACCATCCTGAAGACCTAAAGGAAAAGGTTACAAAATATACATGCATCCTTTTCTGTCAAATTTCATTTCGGCCGCAAAATTGAAATGAATTGTATTAAAGGACATACAAAG
It encodes the following:
- the LOC103973748 gene encoding uncharacterized protein LOC103973748 isoform X2; this translates as MNGLTGRKMQKIFEALAPETIRTDARSLVEYCCFRYLSRDSSDIHPSLKEHAFQRLIFVTMLAWEQPYARDGGSQFLQDTSSFQGQLVGEDAFVRIAPAVAGVSDVSTAHSLFKALAGDEQGISLSLWTTYLAELLKVHQGRQSYENGDFVLPYEQLLCIGSSRKRPVLKWENNIAWPGNLTLTNKALYFEAIGLTGTKKSVRLDLTCHGSRIEKTKVGPFASKLFDSAVSVSSGLNSETWILEFVDFGGEMRRDVWHAFIREIISLYEFLREYGPDDDDPSIHDVYGAHKGKRRAIRSAANNIARLQCLQFIRKLSEDPAKLVQFSYLRNIPYGDVVFQTLAVSFWGGPLVTKFKHTNNLPVQRMKSVEDLSGSNVHLIDIDGSVYLRKWMKSPSWSSSSSVTFWKNSLVKHGIVLAKNLVVADLSLVERAALTCKEKSRIVEKTQATIDAAMIKGIPSNIDLFKELMLPLVVVAQKFDKLRRWEKPRVTISFLVFAYTIIFTNLLSYVLPATLIVMATTMLLLKGLKEQGRLGRFFGRVVIRDQPPSNTIQKIIALKEAMAYVENYLQNINVILLKIRTIMLSVQPEVTFEVAVVLLGSAISLLVIPFKYILAFIIFDLFTRELQFRREMVMKFVSFLRERWAGIHAAPVVVLPYESPETVTEGVNTTNPDRIKSGRILGNGSAAKS